A part of Tardiphaga sp. vice304 genomic DNA contains:
- a CDS encoding MSMEG_1061 family FMN-dependent PPOX-type flavoprotein, whose translation MTEVAADDLRSIYPAPHGRVIAKARPTLDVHSAKFIGLSPFCVMASSGPDGTVDASPRGGGVGFVRVTSPSELLMPDRPGNNRVDTLQNLLHGSGFLQLIFFVPGIDDSLRVSGMAKLVRDPELMASMEEFGKLPRAVLRITVTEAYFHCGKALMRSKLWFSEAQVKRSVMPSISEIVHDQTQIGEPVGQAEIDAAYRQQL comes from the coding sequence GTGACCGAAGTGGCTGCCGATGACCTTCGCTCGATCTACCCCGCACCGCATGGCCGCGTGATTGCCAAGGCGCGGCCGACGCTCGACGTCCACTCCGCCAAATTCATCGGCCTGTCGCCATTCTGCGTGATGGCCTCCTCCGGCCCCGACGGCACCGTCGATGCCTCGCCGCGCGGCGGCGGTGTCGGCTTCGTCCGGGTGACATCGCCGAGCGAACTGCTGATGCCGGACCGCCCCGGCAACAACCGCGTCGATACGCTCCAGAACCTTTTGCACGGCAGCGGCTTCTTGCAACTGATCTTCTTCGTGCCGGGTATCGACGACAGCCTGCGTGTCAGCGGCATGGCGAAACTGGTCCGCGATCCCGAGTTGATGGCCTCGATGGAGGAATTCGGCAAGCTGCCGCGGGCGGTACTGCGCATCACCGTGACCGAGGCGTATTTCCACTGCGGCAAGGCGCTGATGCGTTCGAAGCTGTGGTTCTCCGAGGCACAGGTGAAGCGTTCGGTGATGCCGAGCATTTCCGAGATCGTGCACGACCAGACCCAGATCGGCGAGCCGGTCGGCCAGGCCGAGATAGATGCCGCCTACCGCCAGCAACTCTAG